In one window of uncultured Fretibacterium sp. DNA:
- a CDS encoding MurR/RpiR family transcriptional regulator — protein sequence MNIKERIRQKSAKMSGVQKRLAACVLDAFDEVAFMTASQLGKFARVSEASVVRFVRLLGFERYQDFRADLSQTLMDRLSTTERSKDIHVLNPKGFYDSILDKELKALNSVREDFDEKKLEEMGSLLASASAVYVCSARSSFTIGYYLSFYLSWFLPRVRSLERGNAYEELAMAPQSSVVVGISFPRYTKWTVDMLRFAHERGLTVAALTDDMGSPLAEYAACALTMPYRLVSFIDSLVVPLSMVNCLILSTFRATGGEGQERLEKLEAIWKAQDVYIKRT from the coding sequence ATGAATATAAAAGAACGTATCCGACAGAAAAGCGCCAAGATGTCCGGGGTTCAAAAAAGGTTGGCGGCCTGCGTGCTGGATGCTTTTGATGAAGTAGCATTCATGACTGCATCACAGTTGGGAAAATTTGCCAGAGTGAGCGAGGCGAGCGTCGTTCGCTTCGTCCGCCTGCTGGGGTTCGAACGGTATCAGGATTTTAGGGCGGACCTCTCGCAGACGCTGATGGACAGGCTTTCTACGACGGAGCGCTCAAAGGATATCCATGTTCTGAATCCCAAGGGGTTCTATGACTCCATCCTGGATAAGGAACTCAAGGCCCTGAATTCCGTTCGTGAGGATTTCGACGAGAAAAAGTTGGAGGAGATGGGCTCTCTCCTTGCCTCGGCCTCGGCCGTCTACGTCTGTTCTGCCAGAAGTTCTTTCACAATAGGCTACTATCTTTCATTCTATTTATCTTGGTTTCTGCCAAGAGTCAGAAGCCTGGAACGGGGCAATGCCTATGAGGAACTCGCGATGGCGCCGCAGAGCAGTGTCGTGGTCGGGATCAGCTTCCCCCGCTACACGAAATGGACCGTCGACATGCTTCGCTTTGCGCACGAGCGCGGACTGACCGTAGCCGCTCTGACCGATGACATGGGGAGTCCTCTTGCCGAATATGCCGCGTGTGCGCTGACGATGCCCTATCGGCTGGTCTCCTTCATCGACTCCCTGGTCGTTCCCCTTTCAATGGTCAACTGTCTCATCCTTTCCACCTTCAGGGCCACGGGCGGGGAGGGACAGGAACGCCTGGAAAAGCTGGAGGCCATCTGGAAGGCTCAGGATGTTTATATCAAAAGGACATGA
- a CDS encoding C69 family dipeptidase: MCYMILTGRNATEEGHTLCAHNNDLQGHHAALFEFLPTRHHERGSTIAVSEHLTLPQVPETYACSILKVWRGYMEGDAVAVNEHQVAVAGGVDLGYDRSAEAEALDPLNPRGISGATRYIALQRSRTARECVEWIGRIYNECGISYTCGVGIADTRESWYIEAGGGSCWLAVRVPDDAYMVQSNGYRIGVFDPSDTENVICSPGLVERLQRSSKARTKEGLDFAEAFGGRMRELKGIEYLNARRLWGALRRFNPASKFDPLSQKFPLFVRPERKLSVRDLMGALRDHFEGTEYDAFPAEGGFGRHRPIAVPSCVHSDVIELRKGMPADVGAVLWGLLGSPHTSPYIPLHFGVEALPAPYMTASPEYDAHSAFWRFRTLTNLAMVNFRELFPGVAAEWQVLEEEAFALKSGLEEAALKAWETDPGRARRMLGLFADSLARRALEIADILAERLNTEIAQGMHRHFSHEELSW, translated from the coding sequence ATGTGCTACATGATCCTGACCGGCAGGAATGCAACGGAGGAAGGGCATACGCTCTGTGCCCATAATAACGACCTTCAGGGGCATCATGCCGCTCTCTTCGAGTTTCTTCCCACTCGACATCATGAGAGGGGGAGTACTATTGCCGTCTCCGAGCATCTGACGCTGCCTCAGGTTCCTGAGACGTATGCATGCAGCATCCTCAAAGTTTGGCGTGGTTACATGGAGGGGGATGCCGTTGCCGTCAACGAACATCAGGTCGCCGTGGCCGGAGGCGTCGACCTGGGGTACGACCGTTCTGCGGAGGCAGAGGCCTTGGATCCCCTGAACCCCAGGGGAATCTCCGGTGCCACCCGCTATATCGCGCTGCAGCGCAGCCGAACGGCCCGGGAGTGTGTGGAGTGGATAGGCCGCATCTACAACGAGTGCGGCATCTCCTACACCTGCGGGGTCGGCATTGCCGACACACGGGAATCCTGGTACATTGAGGCCGGGGGCGGGAGTTGCTGGCTTGCGGTCCGGGTCCCGGACGATGCTTATATGGTCCAGAGCAACGGATACCGCATCGGTGTCTTCGACCCCTCCGACACCGAGAACGTGATTTGCTCTCCCGGGCTGGTCGAGCGCCTGCAGAGGTCCTCAAAGGCACGGACGAAGGAGGGGCTCGATTTCGCCGAGGCCTTCGGCGGAAGGATGCGCGAGCTCAAAGGAATCGAGTATCTCAACGCCCGTCGGCTCTGGGGAGCCTTGCGCCGTTTCAATCCTGCCTCCAAATTCGACCCGCTCTCCCAGAAATTCCCGTTGTTTGTGCGGCCCGAGAGGAAGCTGAGCGTCCGGGATCTTATGGGAGCCCTGCGGGATCACTTCGAGGGCACGGAGTACGACGCGTTTCCGGCCGAGGGCGGCTTTGGCCGGCACAGGCCCATTGCAGTGCCCAGCTGCGTGCACTCCGACGTCATCGAGCTCCGCAAAGGGATGCCCGCGGACGTCGGCGCCGTCCTGTGGGGGCTTTTGGGGAGCCCTCACACGTCACCCTACATTCCCCTGCATTTCGGCGTGGAGGCGCTTCCGGCCCCCTATATGACGGCCTCCCCCGAGTACGACGCGCACTCCGCCTTCTGGCGCTTCAGGACGCTTACCAACCTGGCCATGGTAAATTTCCGTGAGCTGTTTCCTGGGGTCGCCGCCGAGTGGCAGGTATTGGAGGAGGAGGCTTTCGCCCTGAAGTCCGGCCTTGAGGAGGCCGCACTGAAGGCCTGGGAGACCGATCCCGGACGAGCCCGCCGCATGCTGGGGCTTTTTGCGGATTCCCTTGCACGCCGGGCATTGGAGATCGCCGATATCCTGGCTGAGCGTCTAAATACGGAGATAGCCCAGGGCATGCACCGCCATTTTTCGCATGAAGAGTTGTCCTGGTGA
- a CDS encoding aromatic amino acid transport family protein translates to MEDKKVIEHGFEVGSLKLEPLTFWEGVAMIVGTDIGSGVLALAYGARKAGWPILVFWLIITAIFTTISMLYTVETTLRTRKPLQVSGLAERYLGQAGSWILFAAVAVNSIGCLIAYTTGSGRILSSFLSAYEISPQIGSLLFFIPSTIVVWLGLRATGRAEKALTVCMGLLMVILISASIVNENFALAKLIERNWYYGIPVFNLTIFSYISQYLVPELTRGFAASGDIRRMPRAIGVGRIFSFLLFAGIPMAAIGLQGKESVSQVVTIAWGEALGQWAYFTANLFALCAMMTSFWTIGETLLTNIVDRLKFPDEHNPRYRIVALLMVIVPPFYLAYSGMVDFVNALFYTGAFAGVIMSILPIPMLAKARLYGDRDPEWICGAFYHPILRFLIYVLFGGAAVYAILQTMGMLPAGW, encoded by the coding sequence GCTGAAACTTGAACCTTTGACGTTCTGGGAGGGCGTGGCGATGATCGTTGGGACGGACATCGGATCCGGTGTGCTCGCCCTGGCGTACGGAGCGCGGAAAGCAGGATGGCCGATTCTTGTCTTCTGGTTGATAATCACTGCCATTTTCACGACGATCTCAATGCTGTACACAGTCGAGACGACATTGAGAACCCGCAAGCCGCTACAGGTCAGTGGGCTTGCCGAGAGGTATTTGGGACAGGCTGGTTCCTGGATTCTCTTTGCAGCCGTCGCCGTCAACTCCATAGGGTGTCTCATCGCTTATACGACCGGCAGCGGAAGGATCCTCAGCAGCTTCCTGAGTGCCTACGAAATCAGCCCTCAGATCGGAAGCCTGCTCTTTTTTATCCCCTCGACGATCGTCGTGTGGCTGGGTTTGAGGGCCACGGGGAGGGCGGAGAAGGCGTTGACGGTCTGTATGGGCCTGTTAATGGTGATCCTGATATCGGCCTCGATAGTGAATGAGAATTTTGCGTTGGCCAAGCTGATCGAGCGCAACTGGTATTACGGCATCCCGGTGTTCAACCTGACCATCTTCTCCTACATTTCGCAGTATCTGGTTCCCGAGCTGACGCGGGGATTCGCAGCCTCCGGAGATATCAGGAGGATGCCCAGAGCGATCGGGGTGGGGCGTATCTTCAGTTTTCTTTTGTTTGCGGGCATTCCGATGGCGGCCATCGGGCTTCAAGGGAAGGAAAGCGTGTCGCAGGTGGTGACGATTGCTTGGGGAGAGGCCTTGGGACAGTGGGCCTACTTCACGGCCAACCTGTTTGCCCTTTGTGCCATGATGACCTCCTTCTGGACTATTGGCGAAACGCTTTTGACAAATATCGTCGATCGCCTGAAGTTCCCCGACGAGCACAACCCGCGCTACCGGATCGTCGCTCTGCTCATGGTTATTGTTCCGCCTTTTTATCTTGCCTATTCGGGAATGGTCGACTTTGTCAATGCCCTGTTTTACACGGGGGCTTTCGCCGGGGTGATCATGTCCATCCTTCCCATCCCAATGCTGGCCAAGGCTCGTCTATATGGAGACCGCGATCCAGAGTGGATCTGCGGCGCGTTTTATCATCCGATCCTGCGATTCCTCATCTATGTCCTCTTCGGAGGCGCCGCGGTGTATGCCATCCTTCAGACCATGGGTATGCTTCCCGCCGGCTGGTAA